CTCCTTGATGAAATCATCAACAttcacttcatcttctacattGTATGTTGCAATTACACCATCCTTCCTGTGTAGAGTTGGAAGAGTTGCAAGCATCCCTATTACTTCTTTTtgaacttctctaaatttattGCAAGTGTATATGTCTTGAAAAGTCTTCTCAAGTGGAGAGGGGGAGACGATGGGAATTGTAACATTGAATGACTGGAAGTCCGCCGCactttcattctcaatcttcttcctcaatgcATTATCGAACTGATCGacaaactcttttaagtttgtCTTAGCATGAACATACCCGTCGAAAAACGCATTCATACTCTCGCTTCTttgggttgtactcattccagcccagaAAACATCTTTCATGAATACCGGTGCCCAATACGTATGCTCAGCATATAAACTTTTCAACCAAGCATTATCCTGCAAGTTGTACTTCGTAATTAACACTTCCCAAGACCCCTCAAACTCCTCAACTGTGTGAGAGTCATACACACAATTTAACAACCCAGTTTTCAACCCAGTTTTGAATTCACCATGTGAACCTAGCTTCTCAggcaactttttcaaaatgtgCCATAAGCAAAATCTGTGTCGACTGTTTGGAAAGACaaggcttattgcatttttcatggctCTATCTTGGTCCGTGATAATAGCCTTGGGAGCTTCACCGTCCATACAATTACACCAGGTCTGAAATAACCATGTAAACGTTTCTGTATCCTCACTAGAAATTAATCCTGCGCCCAACAATATCGACTgtccatggtggtttacacccaCAAACGGTGCAAACGGCATCCCATATCTGTTTGTCAAATAGGTCGTGTCGAAGGTCAcaacatcaccaaaatatttgtAGGCTGCCCTACTTCGTGCATCCGCCCAGAATACATTCCTCAACCGCCCGTCATCATCCATATCCATTAGTGAAAAGAATCCGTCATTTTTGTATTGCATCCGCGCAAAATACTCACGGAGGGCTCCAGCACCACCTTTCCCAAGTCGAAGGTGGCGtgccttgtcaatataattCCGACAGTCCTTTTCATTGAATGGCAAGTTCTCAAACCCACCCGCTTCTTGCACAAGAGAGGcaaaactcttgttcattctTATCCCAGCTTGATCATTTATGTCTAACACTCTCTTAACAGACTCGCTCACTTCTCTATTGCAGCGAAAAAATCTCGACTTTTGTGGACTTAAGCCGTGATTATGGGAATTATCTACACTGTTCACCTTTAACACACCTCTTTCTAACGTCACATTTATTCTTGCCTTACAGTCTGTCTTTGATGTCGGACGTGGCCTGGCAACATTAGACATACGGTTCCGTGCCTTCCCACCCCTGGCACAACCCAATGTGACATATCTCAGGCTCCCATCCTCAAACCTATGGCTCCTCTGAGTCATTATCCCAAAACCGCATTGTTGCCCATATCTTTTATAATAAGACAATAAGTCCTCTTCAGATTTAAACACCATTCCCAATTTCGGCTCCTCAACAATATCGGCCCCCTCAGTTTGGGGCACATTATCATGTGGCCCAGACAGATCATCACTCCCCCCATTAACAGTATCCATACTTTTTCCAGTAGACTCAGGTGTGGGATCTTGGGTTTCATCAACATGGCTTGAACTTGCAGAGTGTAGACCACTCGAAGGGTTAAGATTCGACTCGCATGGGGGCAACGGGTTTCCCTGCAGTTTACACccacaaaatgaaataaatcaatttcatacatggttaaaaataagtGCAAAATCTGCTTGGGTGAATTTATCACCTGACTAGTTTGTGTAGATGCACTGGCTTCAGGACACTCGAAAAATGGGGGTAACCACGCATTTGGCATTGGTGGATGGCAACCATGCATATAGTTTGAAAAATCCAGGTAACATGGTATTGGTATCACCTACAGATTATGAAAGAAATGTGTATTAATATAGCTCACGTCATTTGGTTCTAAAGGTTTAATATTAGTACATAAATACATCGTCTCTTGGTTTAATTGAGATGTCACCTGGGTTGGTAGATTGGTTGATGGATTTGCAGTTGGAGACGTCGATCCCAGTGGATAGAATGGTATTGCTATCATCTGTGGAACAAAACCAGTCATGATAAAGTCACTTTCAGGAATTTAAGATAATTTGCTCAGTTCCATACCTGGGAGGGAGGATTTGTGGATGGATTTGTTGTGGAATCTGCTGTAGAACGTGTTATAGGATATGCATGGtccttccctttctccatctaAACAAAGCattagaaaattcaaaaaatttcttCACTATAATTTTAATCAAAGGCAATAAAGTAATTACAATTCTTTTTAAAGCTGGCGACGTGTTCTCTGTTAAGTAAATTGGAATCAATCCTCCCTCCTtggttgtaattattttaagagatattaaaaaaaataactaagttTTAATTGTGTAAAGCCGGAAGAAAAATGCTAGTATGCTTTAACAAATGTTGCTAAAACATAACTGAATTACATGTATATCTAAGAAAGTTGATGAATTAAATGACATGCCTATACCCAAAAAAACAATTCTGGTACCTTAAGCATAACCATGTAATCATgtagcaaaataataatatatatattattatatattgcagAAAATATACAAAGTTCTCATTTAAGCATTCATATAATATTCAGTACATTTTGTTCTCATTCTCTTAACAATAACATTAAACCAAACATATAGTTCACCATTTCATAAAACAAAGCATTAAGGGGTCCGTGAGGATAATTATTTTGACCGGTGGGAATAGTTCATGGTTAAGAATCCGTCTTCAGCTACAACCGAACATTAACATGCATGAACTTGGgaagataataaattagaaaagcGAAGGTTTTTACTAATTTTTATCTTACCATAAGCTAAAGTCTAAAAAATATTTgccttatttaaataaaaaaaaaataaaagtttgttTCACCATGTCCAGTTGTACTTCGTATAACTCTGTTTTCATACTCCATGTAACTCTGTTTTCAAAAGGCAAAGCCAAATCCTTCGTTATTACAACAACCAGGAACTAAATGCAGTTACAGTTTTCCTTAAATAAGCAAGTTTATACCTTTCCAGGAAGTGGTCGCGCAGAGGACCTGGTGAAGCAGTTGACGTCGTCGCGCAAACGAGGAAAGTTGTGCAGTGGAGGTGCTCGCGCAGAACAGCTGGTTGTGCAGTGGAGGTGGTCGCGCGGAGCTGGTTCGGCAGTGGAGGTGGTCGCGCGGAGCTGGTTGTGCAGTGGAGGTGGTCGCGCGCGAAGGGGGTGGTTCTGCAGTGGAGATGGTCGCTCGAAGGTGGTTCTCGCGCAGAGGAGGTGCTCGCGCGGAGGAGATGGTGCGGATGAGATCGTCGCACGCTGGAGATGAGGCTGCTCGGTCGGGGAGCTCAGGTCAGGGTCGCTCGGAGCAGCTTCAAGACGTCCTGGGAGGGAAAATGCCAGAACTAGCGTGCGGAAGAAGTTTTCGTGGGATCgtccgaattttttttttttttctcgactGCCACGTCATCATTAGTGCGCGAATCCGTCCGCAAGTGGCCTGCATGTAGAACTACTCGAGAATTTAATATGGCCACGTGAGCCCTCTCCAACTTTTCCCACTTTCCCAAATGTTTATACCCCCACATTTGAAGTTCTCTCTCTACATTGTAGATGGAAAATATGGAGCTTGCAATTGGagattttaaaactaagaaCAAGTTGGACTAGTGAAGGCACTGAACACTAAGAGCAAGTTGGGAGAGCATGAGATTTTAAACGATGTACGTGGAACTTGATGGTTTTATTTTCGGTTTTATTTTCTTCGATCTCAAGGTAATAACAAAAATGCACTCTTTTAGTTTcctattcatatataatatcatagtTAAATATTAACATGTTCACATCCGAACGTTAAAATTATTAATGCTGTCCTTTTGATGGTCTATGGATCTTTATCATCAATAAGAACATTTTGAGagataaatttgattttctGTGATGGTTTTTCCGTCACCAAAAACTGATTCTTTTGTAGTAGTTTACGTTCAAGCACACTAAtcttatatatttgaaatatagtATGTTCAAATGTTACTAAGAGTTATGCTTGAATGCTTTTTTAGTGCCTGGCCTGTATCTTCTGTCATAAAAAGTTGGAATGTTCGAACAGTTAACCAAACGCTAGGTGACAAACCATCACAAAAAAGGATTTCTCCAATGGTtatcaaattcttttttttttttaatttttatttatttatttatttatatatatatatatatataaatttttacggGTTGTTCTATCACAATAAATGAATACTCTTGTAGTGTATTTGATGTTCATTAAAGCTAAAAACACTACTGTATTCATGGTTGAAATGGTTTGAGCATAACATATTTGTCTATAGTAAAAGAGTGAGGTTAAGGGCTGAGCATATGAATTCATGTGATGACATTGACCTAAATTCCCATCTACTGATCTCATGAGGGATTGGAATACCCTTGCTCGCCTAGGACTGTTCACCGATCGGACCCGGCCCGGCAACAAGATATTCCGACCCGACCCGATTCTAGTGCATTTTGTTTACCCAACAATAGTTTCAGAATAGCGTTCTGACCTAACGGTAGTTTCGGTCCATTTCGCTCTGTCTCTGTCTCCCTCGCTCTCTCTTTCTTGTTCTAAGAGTCAGTGCAAACATGACCTTATAGATATGGCTAAATAGAAAAGTCTTTCCTGATTTCCTGGTTCTAGTTGTTTCTGAGATTTCAAAACTCGTCACTGGAATCTCTCTTTTATCTgatctaatattctaattgtataaaaaaataataataatctaatattctaattgGATTTGGAGTCTTGGACGGCACTCACAAATCCCTCACCATGAGTTTCTCTCCCTCTTACAAGTTCTCTCTCAGCCGAGCCCTCTCTCTTGTGCTGAAGACCCACCAACAGCCACCACTGATTTCGGATCAACCACCCCAAGATTCACCCCAAACTCTCACAGTCCAGATTTGAGCTCGACCGCCTGAGCGATGCCGgtaagatctctctctctctctctctctctctctctctctctctctctctccccctctcttttgatttttcttcGTTGTGATTTGGGGCTGTGATCTGTTGGCTtgcatgggagagagagagaaagaaaatcacagattcacaataacagagagagagagagagagcgagagtaATACCTATAGATGAGGGAGACCTTCTGAACAACAGATCAACGCTGACAGAGAGAATCCCAATTGTGGAAATTGCGAATAGACCAACGCCGAGGGAGAGTGAGCTGCACATTTTGTGTGGAAACGGGTTACGGGTATTACCCGATTAGAAATGGTTACGGTATAACCCATTTCTGATTTTTCAAGTAAACGGGTCGATATTTTGGGTCAGCTTGGGTTTACGGTTTATTTGTACAGTCCTAGTGATGCCCTGTAACAACCCGCTCATTCTTTCTCTAATAGTTATGAGTCTTGTTCTACGTGCCGAACCTCAATGGCGTGTTTTTAAAGATACCAAGCCGATTTTAAAGCAAGACcagtattttaaaacttatgaatattttaaatgccACGAAAATGTTTATATAGGATATTTTCAATGCTATTGGAATAAGTTGATTTTAATtgatacaattataatatttttgaagagctccaaaaatattataattgtgaaaaattatttaaattaaatgattttagtcatttaaaaatattataagatttaaaatatgttgaaaactctaaattaaattaaatgatttaattCTCTTCAAATGATTAACaagatttcatcattttaattaatgatgaaggaatattattttataaattttagtttataaaataatattctatcttaattcctctcaatattttaaattaaataaatgcttacacattttcaaattagtatttaaactcaccgttagatcgttttgtAGATCTTAAGACGAAGGGCCTAGATTAAATACCAAATTCCCTAGctttttcccttcatttttcctttcttctttctctctcctccccccTTTTCTCTAGCCTGGTGGATAGCCTCTCTCTTTTGTCCCTCCACCATAGCACCTTTTCCACTCTAGCCCAGACACTGTCGACCGTCCAGCCTCACCTCCACTACTGGCATCTCTCCATCACGCCGGCAAGTCCAATTTCACCGATGATGAGTCCCACGATAGCTTTCcctctctcctcctccctcttTTTGAAATGGGTTTGAAAACCCATTTCTCCTCCCTTGCACTGCCGTACGCTGCCAATTAGGACACCGAACACTTCCACCGGCCCCACCACCTCACGGGCTCCATATCCATGGTCTCCctttcccctaactctctccctctctattgCACCACCTTAAGCATGTAC
This Carya illinoinensis cultivar Pawnee chromosome 11, C.illinoinensisPawnee_v1, whole genome shotgun sequence DNA region includes the following protein-coding sequences:
- the LOC122282226 gene encoding protein FAR1-RELATED SEQUENCE 5-like translates to MEKGKDHAYPITRSTADSTTNPSTNPPSQMIAIPFYPLGSTSPTANPSTNLPTQVIPIPCYLDFSNYMHGCHPPMPNAWLPPFFECPEASASTQTSQGNPLPPCESNLNPSSGLHSASSSHVDETQDPTPESTGKSMDTVNGGSDDLSGPHDNVPQTEGADIVEEPKLGMVFKSEEDLLSYYKRYGQQCGFGIMTQRSHRFEDGSLRYVTLGCARGGKARNRMSNVARPRPTSKTDCKARINVTLERGVLKVNSVDNSHNHGLSPQKSRFFRCNREVSESVKRVLDINDQAGIRMNKSFASLVQEAGGFENLPFNEKDCRNYIDKARHLRLGKGGAGALREYFARMQYKNDGFFSLMDMDDDGRLRNVFWADARSRAAYKYFGDVVTFDTTYLTNRYGMPFAPFVGVNHHGQSILLGAGLISSEDTETFTWLFQTWCNCMDGEAPKAIITDQDRAMKNAISLVFPNSRHRFCLWHILKKLPEKLGSHGEFKTGLKTGLLNCVYDSHTVEEFEGSWEVLITKYNLQDNAWLKSLYAEHTYWAPVFMKDVFWAGMSTTQRSESMNAFFDGYVHAKTNLKEFVDQFDNALRKKIENESAADFQSFNVTIPIVSPSPLEKTFQDIYTCNKFREVQKEVIGMLATLPTLHRKDGVIATYNVEDEVNVDDFIKEVTHTVYFNEAECEVKCSCALFEMRGVLCRHVLGIMRVNKVRSVPEKYILDRWRKDIKRTYTLIRSSYDGVDERPEVCRYSRIIKKCNEVATNASSCDEHTEDMLAKLDAMNLGYRTNKPPSKVNVTTTAVPTTTATSKNVLSPHVVRGKGRPPSLRKKSMIEHIKPTTKKATQKGKRKQPHGVEGEVVGTRRNLFGSTVVGTQQSVTFQPPQNTTEVLDFSVTELDFAVNETQESMQLHPDGTQLDHEGSMAILHLLSYIECLIMMLKISTCGKNTLACLVEY